The following proteins are encoded in a genomic region of Gossypium hirsutum isolate 1008001.06 chromosome D05, Gossypium_hirsutum_v2.1, whole genome shotgun sequence:
- the LOC107906351 gene encoding glutamyl-tRNA reductase-binding protein, chloroplastic isoform X1, which translates to MNLQIQTQSLSTHFPLPPFPPKPKFLQAKPKPSFKLWSSLSTVSVPPTKTSHKPFPAEVSRTIMELSSMGTLSTLAQDGWPLGVGVRFAVDAEGTPVLCLPQPSPDNRSTLHVQLDQCGLRTPQCTIQGSLTKPADATILRWFDSVWKKRFGESADVDNLYTVDVQRVLQMEDLNEDGVWVTSSDYKNANPDPLRNSAEEIVNEINTNNREDVHRFCNVYVDLDFQVSEAKMIWVDCLGFDLRIYSPQKGVFDVRIPFPREVTDEKGAKSSFNGMSQLAWEVEKNFHAPDFEKVKQLKKIVYSGGR; encoded by the exons ATGAATCTCCAAATCCAAACTCAGTCTTTGTCAACACACTTTCCCCTTCCACCCTTCCCTCCAAAACCCAAATTCCTTCAAGCAAAACCCAAACCCTCCTTCAAATTATGGTCCTCGCTCTCCACTGTTTCAGTCCCACCAACAAAAACCAGCCACAAGCCATTTCCCGCCGAGGTTTCCAGGACCATAATGGAATTGTCTTCTATGGGGACCCTTTCCACTCTAGCTCAAGATGGGTGGCCCTTGGGCGTTGGTGTAAGGTTTGCTGTCGATGCTGAGGGCACCCCTGTTTTGTGCTTGCCTCAACCTTCTCCTGATAACCGCTCCACCCTTCATGTTCAG TTAGATCAATGTGGGTTACGGACTCCTCAGTGTACAATACAGGGCAGTCTTACCAAACCAGCTGATGCAACCATTTTGAGG TGGTTTGATTCAGTATGGAAGAAGAGGTTTGGAGAATCCGCCGATGTAGACAATCTATATACTGTTGACGTACAAAGAGTACTTCAAATGGAAGACTTAAATGAG GATGGTGTATGGGTCACTTCATCAGATTATAAAAATGCAAATCCTGATCCACTGCGCAACTCTGCTGAAGAAATTGTCAATGAAATTAATACCAATAACAGGGAAGATGTCCACCGCTTTTGCAATGTCTACGTTGATTTGGACTTCCAG GTATCAGAAGCAAAGATGATTTGGGTTGATTGTCTTGGCTTCGACTTGCGAATCTACTCTCCTCAGAAGGGTGTATTTGATGTTCGAATTCCTTTTCCCCGGGAAGTAACCGATGAGAAGGGTGCTAAATCCTCATTCAATGGTATGTCACAACTTGCATGGGAGGTGGAGAAAAATTTCCATGCCCCTGACTTTGAGAAGGTGAAACAATTAAAGAAAATTGTTTACAGCGGAGGGCGATAA
- the LOC107906351 gene encoding glutamyl-tRNA reductase-binding protein, chloroplastic isoform X2, whose translation MNLQIQTQSLSTHFPLPPFPPKPKFLQAKPKPSFKLWSSLSTVSVPPTKTSHKPFPAEVSRTIMELSSMGTLSTLAQDGWPLGVGVRFAVDAEGTPVLCLPQPSPDNRSTLHVQLDQCGLRTPQCTIQGSLTKPADATILRWFDSVWKKRFGESADVDNLYTVDVQRVLQMEDLNEDGVWVTSSDYKNANPDPLRNSAEEIVNEINTNNREDVHRFCNVYVDLDFQVKANGNKA comes from the exons ATGAATCTCCAAATCCAAACTCAGTCTTTGTCAACACACTTTCCCCTTCCACCCTTCCCTCCAAAACCCAAATTCCTTCAAGCAAAACCCAAACCCTCCTTCAAATTATGGTCCTCGCTCTCCACTGTTTCAGTCCCACCAACAAAAACCAGCCACAAGCCATTTCCCGCCGAGGTTTCCAGGACCATAATGGAATTGTCTTCTATGGGGACCCTTTCCACTCTAGCTCAAGATGGGTGGCCCTTGGGCGTTGGTGTAAGGTTTGCTGTCGATGCTGAGGGCACCCCTGTTTTGTGCTTGCCTCAACCTTCTCCTGATAACCGCTCCACCCTTCATGTTCAG TTAGATCAATGTGGGTTACGGACTCCTCAGTGTACAATACAGGGCAGTCTTACCAAACCAGCTGATGCAACCATTTTGAGG TGGTTTGATTCAGTATGGAAGAAGAGGTTTGGAGAATCCGCCGATGTAGACAATCTATATACTGTTGACGTACAAAGAGTACTTCAAATGGAAGACTTAAATGAG GATGGTGTATGGGTCACTTCATCAGATTATAAAAATGCAAATCCTGATCCACTGCGCAACTCTGCTGAAGAAATTGTCAATGAAATTAATACCAATAACAGGGAAGATGTCCACCGCTTTTGCAATGTCTACGTTGATTTGGACTTCCAG GTGAAAGCAAATGGAAACAAAGCATGA
- the LOC107902749 gene encoding exocyst complex component EXO70A1, protein MAEVQSFDNLLACRNLLKASVDNSTALALALDKTGPRIAELDQKLTFLEMAIRPGGSKNCTFAAVRDHISLALGPSAAVLKILDSIRELEKSLLSDSLPHSDIFSYISTIKQFEDAIKFLTANCNLAIQWLEGVIQFLEGNSVADDRYISKVKRSVAILEELQATGEQAGRNGELLSGAFAKLEISFKQILTESNAPLGFTNSSSPWTAEQAYNAALPLPGPILRKLQAIVEKLNTGNRTNSCISVFIEVRSLNAKNSLRALDLDYLENAVEEYDDVQDMEGCIHEWSKHMEFIVKCVLESEHMLCKEVFGSLASGAWTGCFAKIAVESGILLFLRFGMSIAESKKSPTKLLHLLNIFSVLETLRMDFNKLFGGESCNEIKTMTRDLVTKVVNGASEIFWELPLQVELERRSSPPSDGGVPRLVSFVTDYCNRLLDDNYRPILTQVLRIHQGWKYEKYEEGLVTNQIYSIVREIAVNLDAWSKAYERKALSYIFMMNNHCHFTSLKGTKLGNLMGDSWLNAHGNYKEYYSALYLRETWGKILASLTLDNPDSSPKMRLMAFNEAFDDLYKKQLNWVVIDESLTNKMHKLVVQALVPAYTSYLQKYRVVVEHRSDVFYTVQSLETMLNTLFKAKQVKYTSSTIGSHLTGEQRNAVIDQLRLTLTAM, encoded by the coding sequence ATGGCTGAGGTGCAGAGCTTTGACAATCTTTTGGCTTGTCGGAATTTATTGAAAGCTAGCGTTGACAATTCAACGGCTCTTGCCTTGGCTCTCGACAAAACTGGACCACGAATAGCTGAGTTAGACCAAAAGTTGACATTTCTTGAGATGGCTATTAGGCCTGGCGGTTCCAAGAACTGCACGTTTGCCGCTGTTAGAGACCATATCAGTCTCGCTCTTGGCCCTTCTGCAGCTGTTTTAAAGATCTTGGATTCCATTCGTGAACTTGAAAAGTCGCTGTTATCAGATTCACTCCCACATTCTGATATTTTTTCTTACATTTCAACCATTAAGCAGTTTGAAGATGCTATAAAATTTCTTACAGCCAACTGCAACTTGGCGATCCAATGGTTAGAAGGAGTTATCCAATTCCTGGAAGGTAATTCTGTGGCCGATGATCGGTACATCTCGAAAGTTAAACGATCGGTAGCGATTTTAGAGGAATTACAAGCAACTGGGGAGCAAGCTGGTCGAAATGGCGAGCTTCTTTCTGGTGCATTTGCCAAGCTAGAAATTTCATTCAAGCAGATTTTGACAGAAAGTAATGCTCCACTTGGTTTTACGAATTCTTCATCACCATGGACAGCCGAGCAGGCCTACAATGCTGCATTGCCTCTTCCGGGGCCCATCCTTCGGAAGTTGCAGGCGATTGTGGAGAAACTAAATACCGGTAACAGGACAAACAGCTGCATATCGGTTTTCATTGAAGTTCGTAGTCTGAATGCTAAAAATAGCTTACGAGCTCTTGATTTGGATTACCTTGAGAATGCGGTCGAAGAATATGACGATGTCCAGGACATGGAGGGTTGCATACATGAGTGGAGCAAGCATATGGAGTTCATTGTGAAATGTGTACTTGAGAGTGAGCATATGCTCTGCAAGGAAGTCTTTGGAAGCCTAGCATCAGGTGCATGGACTGGCTGCTTCGCGAAGATTGCGGTCGAATCGGGAATTCTTTTGTTCCTCAGGTTCGGGATGAGCATTGCTGAGAGTAAGAAGAGTCCTACCAAACTGTTGCATTTGTTGAACATCTTCTCAGTTCTTGAAACTTTAAGAATGGATTTCAACAAGCTTTTTGGAGGGGAATCTTGCAATGAAATCAAAACCATGACAAGGGATCTCGTCACCAAAGTCGTTAATGGAGCCAGTGAGATTTTCTGGGAACTTCCTTTACAAGTGGAGCTCGAAAGACGAAGTTCTCCACCGAGTGATGGAGGTGTCCCGAGGCTCGTAAGCTTCGTGACCGATTACTGTAACCGGCTGCTTGACGACAATTACAGACCGATTTTGACCCAAGTTTTGAGAATCCATCAAGGttggaaatatgaaaaatacGAGGAGGGACTTGTTACCAACCAGATATACAGCATAGTGAGAGAAATCGCAGTCAATTTGGATGCATGGTCGAAAGCCTATGAGCGAAAGGCATTGTCCTACATATTCATGATGAACAATCATTGTCATTTCACTAGCCTAAAAGGCACAAAGTTAGGGAATCTAATGGGAGATTCTTGGTTAAATGCTCATGGGAATTACAAGGAATATTATTCAGCTCTCTACTTGAGAGAGACCTGGGGGAAAATCCTGGCCTCTCTAACCCTAGATAATCCGGATTCTTCACCGAAAATGAGGCTAATGGCATTCAATGAAGCCTTTGATGACTTGTACAAGAAGCAGTTAAATTGGGTGGTTATAGATGAAAGCTTGACAAACAAGATGCACAAGCTTGTGGTTCAGGCCTTGGTGCCTGCTTATACAAGTTACTTGCAGAAATATAGGGTTGTGGTGGAACACAGAAGTGATGTATTTTACACGGTGCAAAGCTTAGAAACCATGCTTAACACCCTGTTTAAGGCAAAGCAAGTGAAATACACAAGCAGCACGATTGGATCACACTTGACTGGTGAACAAAGAAATGCTGTAATCGACCAATTACGCTTGACACTTACTGCTATGTAA